A region from the Panicum hallii strain FIL2 chromosome 1, PHallii_v3.1, whole genome shotgun sequence genome encodes:
- the LOC112890765 gene encoding transmembrane protein 230-like yields MAYVDHTFSISDEDDLIGGAVGGPRGAPVKEIAFAAALLAFGALGAVGGLFMAANQVGGDRAHGIFFMILGIVMFIPGFYYTRIAYYAYKGYKGFSFSNIPPI; encoded by the exons ATGGCGTACGTGGACCACACCTTCTCCATCTCCGACGAGGACGACCTCATCGGCGGCGCCGTCGGGGGCCCGCGCGGGGCGCCCGTCAAGGAGATCGCCTtcgccgccgcgctcctcgcCTTCGGGGCGCTCGGCGCCGTCGGGGGCCTGTTCATGGCCGCCAACCAGGTCGGAGGGGACCGCGCGCACG GAATCTTCTTTATGATTCTAGGTATTGTGATGTTCATCCCTGGGTTCTACTACACACGAATCGCGTACTATGCATACAAAGGTTACAAGGGCTTTTCATTTTCAAACATCCCGCCCATCTGA